GGGCCTCGCGATGACACGCTACAGCATCAACCGAGCTGTGGCACGCCAAGAGACAGCACAAACCCTGGTGACAGAACTGGAGTCGACGCTTGCAGGCGAGAAACGAGCCGAAGTCGACACTGAGGCGTTGTCGGAGCGTGCCGCATGCGGCGACATGGATGCCGTTCAAGCGGCCGTCGTCGACGTCGTTGGGGCGGCAGTCACGAGACCACCAGAAGACCAACTCCGACGACAACTCTCCGCAGCAGATGGCAGTCTCCTCGCCGTGATGAACGAGTACGGACAGTCACTCGCGGACATACAGCCGCTTCTCCAGACGATGCTTGAACGAAACGAAATCAGTGACATAACGGTACAGTTCGATGAGTGAACACGCCGGGACCGATATCCCAACTGAGGAGGTAATCGACCGAGCGTGGTCGACGTTCAAGGACGCCGAGGCGTTCGAAACGGTTCGATCGCGTGTGCTGAAAGCCGTCGACGAGGAGTGCCGCAAGCAACTCAACGCCGGCGATTACGACCCCACAGTCGCTCTCGCGACAGTCTTCGAGGCGTTCGAAGGCGGATATTACGACGCGGACGAGAGTGTCGACAGTACGGATTACGTCGGAGAACTCCTGGAAGAAACCGACCTGTTCTTGGACGTCCTCGATTACAGCGAACAGCGTCTCAAGCGACTCCTCTGTACGCGGTTGGTGGAGCAACTCGACAGAAACGACGAACTGCTCTATGTATACGACAGACAGCGCGTCCGGGGTCGTGTCGCCGAGATGGCGCGGTATTTCGCACTTATGCGCCAGCGGATTACGGCCGACACCGATTTCGAGTTCACACCGAGTCTGGTGAAGATGGTGAAGATGGACGTGCTCGACCGGCAGCAACCCATCTTCGGTGCGGATCGACCCGAGGCGGACTCCTTTCAGACGCCGCTCCGAGAGATTAACTCGAAAGTATCCGAGGAGACCACCCGCCCAGCGTTCGAGCTTGAACAGACACTCGGCGACGAGTGGCGGACGGCGGTCCAAGAGACACTTGAGACGTTCAAGCAGTTCTTACAGGACGGTCTTCCCGACGAGTTCGACTCGCTGGCCCGCTATCAATCAGCGTCGTTCAGTAGTCTATATCTCGACGCAGTCACAGCCAACACCGAAGGGAGTGACTCTCATTCGAACGTCATCACCGCAAGTACCGGTGGGGGAAAGACGGAGGCGTTCATGTTTCCAGCGCTTGCGTACTGCATCACGGCTTGGAAGGCAGGAATCAGCGGGAACAACGCCGTCTTCACGTATCCACGACGAGACCTCTGTAACAACCAGTTTCGCCGCGTCGTCAAGTACGCGTTCATGCTCAATCGGCAACTCGGGTGCGCAGACGAGGACGTTCATGAGGCACCCATCTCTGTCTCACTACAACACGGTGGTCGAAAGTCGATCGAGGTACCGTGTCCGTATGACTCCTGTAGTGGGACCCTTCGGCCGCCGAAAAAGCCCAACAGTGACAAACACGATGACGGACCACTGCACTGCAGTCGGCATGACGATCACGTCCTTGCGTTTGTGACGACGGATCGCAAAAGCGCTGCAGACGTCATCGTCACGACACAAAATTCGCTTCACATCCGACTGATGGATCTTTATGGGGCCGATGCCTACTGGAATGCTGAATTCCCGACCAAATTCGTCGTCATCGACGAGGTCCACGTTTACACCGAGCAAGCCGGTATGCACGTTGCGAACGTTATTCGGCGATTCAAACAGGCGCTAAGGAAACAACAACGCCGTCAACAGCCGACACTAGTCGCTTCGAGTGCGACGATCAACAACGCCGAAGAATTCACGAAGAAGATATTCGATACAGAGACTGCAGCACACATCACACCGGCTGCAAACGAACTTGAGACGACTGGTCGCGAATACATAATTTTCGTCAAAGCAACCGAGCCCAGGGACGTCGCGATACCTGTCGGGGACTCCGTGTTCAAGCCACGAGACGAGTGGGAGGATATCACTCGATCGACGGCATCGAATCTCTCGTGTATGATTCAGGTGGCGTTTGGGTTTTATCATACGATGCGGAAAGAGCGGACTGGGAGTCGGCCTGGACTGGATGTGGACAAAGACAAGATTCTGGGCTTTGTCGATTCTATCGACTCGGTCAGTCGACTCGGTGGTAAAGTACAGGAAGCAGAGCGCGAAAACGGATTGTACAAGCTCCGCCGCCCAGATGCCGTCTTATCCGGGGAAGGAACGAATCCCGACTGTCCGAAAGAGCAGTTCCAATCCGCCGCCGATGAAGAAACTGGAGAGCGTGCGGTCTGTGACCCGCTCCCGCCGAATCCACACCTGAACTCCTGTCCGGTCTACGAAGCCGGTGAGTGTTGGTGGACGATGCGGAGTCGGTTAGACCTCAAGGAGATGCGCGTCGCGATTCACAAAAGTGGGACCACGAGTCGACCAGATTCAGATGAGAATCCCGGCGACGAATGGGAAGAGATGATCTCGACCAGCGCGCTCGAAGTCGGATTCGACCATCCGAGTATCATCGGCACCTTCCAGTATCGAGCTCCAAGAAACGTGCCCGGATTCGTCCAGCGGAAAGGACGGGGCGGTCGCGACTCAGACGACAAACCTGTGACCGTTGCCGTGTTAGGTTCGACGTCGACGGACGCGTACTACTTCCACCACTCGGAGTATCTGAGCAACCCTGGCGAGAAGCATATGACAATCCCACTCGACCAGAACAACCGCTTCATTCGTCGTGAACATATGACTGCGGCCGTCTTCGACTACTTCAATCTGCACGAGTCCGTGGACTCGATTCGGATCTATCGAGGCGGGTACAACAGTGGGCCGGATATCGATCAACTCCAAGCGGAGTTGGAGTATCGCCGTGAGGAATTGGCTGACTGGCTGCGGTCGGTGTTTGCCACGAGTGACAGCGGCGAGTTGAACGAAGAAGTTGAACTCGTCCTCGACAATCTTGAAACGTACGCCCAGTCGCTGTCAGAGCCAATCGCTCCAGAGCACGACGAGACGCCATACTGGAAGTTTTTCAACTCCGTCGTCGACGAAACGGGCAATGCTGGTCGGAACACGCGTCTGGATGACCTTCTCGAGACACTGATAGAGGGAGGAAGTACATGACGAAGCGCTCGTTGAGCAGGGAGGAGAGAATCGGCCGTCTCGAAGGGATCAACCGCCATCTCGAAGACCTACAGGGCAAGAATTACAGTTGGCTCCACCTGCCGAATATCTTCGCTCATGACCCGGTTGCCGAAGAACCGTTCGTCCTGTCGAGTAGTTTTATCCCCGAAAGTATCGGTGGGTCGGTCAGCGTTGTCGAGACCGAGGACGGTGAAGTGCTCGCACAGGAGAACCTCAATCAGATGCTCTCGAACTTCCTCCCCGGTGGGTACAAACAGCGGTGGAAACGGTTCGACCTCTGGCAGGGGGATTGGCGAGTTATTCACGATGGCACTGGCGTCGTGAACGTCCAACCGATGTTCGAGGTAAAAGAGACGAGCTGGCTCTCCGAAGAAATCGGTGATGTTGGAGCCGAACAGTACACCGGACTCGAACTCGACCCCGACGAAGTCCTGGTGTACATCCCTCGGACGATACGGGTGAAACAACTCCAAAAGCGAAACGTCGAATACTACTGGTCGGTGGACTATCAAGTCGTCACTGCGGGAGGGGAACCACCGGGGAAATACCTCCGTCTTGGTGATTCCGACCCGACGACGAACTACCTCTGGTTCAAGCATCTCGTCTCCGAGCGTGACGGAACACCGTTAGCCCTCGCACCGACGAACGACATTGTCGTCGACGGAACGTATCTTCTGGACGTGGAGTTCCTCCGCTGCTACTACACGTCACTGTTGACGCTCTACGAGAAGGACACGAACAAGACGCTCTCGCGAACGATCAGATATCGGCATGGGACGGGTGGACCTCCTGCATTCGTCGGGAGTCGCGAGAAGAGCCAGGCACTTCTCTTCGATCTGCAGCGAGAGACAATCCGTGAGCGAATCGCGACCGTACTCGATGACTCGGAGCCACTGAAACGCGATCTGCAGTTTGCGTTCCTCTATCGACTCGTCTGGGACCACCTCTTTTTCGAGGCACAAGGCGAGATTCTGGATCACGTCTACGAGGTGGGGCCCTTCGTCGATCACCTTCGAGCAGTCGACTATCGGAGTAAACTCCGAAAGCCGGCTGGTAACGGAGTATTCGACGAATCTCTCGAGGATATCGAGGTGACATTGGGCGAACTGCTTTCGGACGAGGCGGAGACACGACTCACACAGATGGGGTATGCGTCAGTCGATGAGTCACATATTTTTGACGTCATCCACACCTATGAGGGGATCGTCGAAGAACTCCTCAAGAAAGTCGATGACGAGGCTGCTCTCCTCGACTTTGCCGAGGAAGTGTTCGTCCATTCGGCTGAGCATGCACTCTCTGCGTGGGCGACAGAGGAGACAGCAGCTGGTGTCGATTTCGAGTTATGGTACGACGTTAATTTCCAGGCCACGGAGACAGAGACAACGCCCGTGGGAGTCTATGACTCGATTCAGGGGGGCTCCGGGATTGCAGATGAAATCCATGAGCGATTGCTCGAGACGCCAGATATCGACCTCGATACCGCAATCGAACGACAAGGTGAGTGTCACACTGCCGTCACAGATCGCATCGTCATCGAATTGCTCGGAGACGCGGATTCACAGTTCCTCTTCGAGGAGTTTTGGGAGCACCGACAACGGTTCGAAGACCGCCTTGACCAAGTCATCTCCTCGGCAATCGGCGCCGAAGTCGATGCCTACAACGAGTCCGACCTCCTCTTACACGTCGGAAATCGGATTCGGACGCTGTTGGAGACGCGCGAACTCGCCCGATTCAACACCTACGTCGCTGGTGAATACGAGGGAGTCGCAGAGACGATCGACCGAACACCTCGAGCTGTCGATCTCGTACTCCATCTCGACCAGCATTACTTCAGAGACCCGCGAATCAGATCGACGTACGAGCAGTTCACCGATGCGTCGAGTCGTCGTGACCTTTCGGAACTCGCAGAACGTGTCGGTGAGCTCACCATGCAGTGTGTGACTGCCTGCCCGGACTGTCTCGAAGTCGATACGCCAACGTGTATTCACGGCATGAAATATCAGTCACAACTACTCAATCGCAAGTTGCTCCAAGCGGTGATCGAATGATATACGACCTCGCTGAGGTCGCTGCGAAGTACGACTCACTGAGCGGTTCAGAAATCACGGTTCGGTGTCGTGTTCAGAGCGATCCGCGGTCGGGTCCTGCACACGGTCAGAAGACCCTGTATGTAATCGACGATCCGACCGGGTCGATGCCACACGAGGGGTTGTTGTCGTTCTGGACGAGCGAACCGGACATTCCCAACGTTACCCGAACCGAACCGTACGTCATCTCTGCAATCGGGGAGACAGAACCTGGAGCGCCACCGGCGACACTTCGACGCGGTGAGACCGTCTTGGTCCGAGGGATTCCGAATCTCCTCACCTCGGATGGGCAGTCGAAGCTGTACATCAACGTGACGACGGCGGTTATTCGAGCGCCAGACATTCGAATCGGAAAGAGTGAGATGCGCGTCCGCGAGCAGTGTTCCCGCGAGTACTACCTCTCGTTCGTCAAGAAGGTGTACTCGGGACGAAAGCGCCTGAACGGGGCGATGCTGCGTGGGCAAATCGTTCATAAAGCGATCGAGAAAGGACTGGACGAACAGCTCGACCGATTTCGCGATGATGGGTGGGGCGCGTCGAATACGAGGCAGTTCGTCGACCAGATCGTCGACGAGCAGTTCTCGCTTGAGTTGGCGAAACTCGTCGCTGCCGGGATCGGAAAAAGCCCTGTCGAAGACGCGAAATCACTCACGGAGACACTGTTTCAGGACGCGGAGTTTCAACGGCGACTCACAGCCGCATCGAATCCGCAGACTGAGCGCGAACTCCCCGTCGCGTACGGATACCGTGGTGACGTCGACCTCGTCCTCGATGGTGTACCGTACGAACTCAAGACGACGCACAATCCAAGCCCGAAGATACGTGAGAAACACGAATTCCAGCTGAAACTGTATCTGTTAGTCTTGTTGCTCGAGCGATTAGATCGTGGGGACTCGCTCGCCGATGAGTTAGCCAACAGTGTCGAGGGCTATCTGCTCTACCCGAACACCGATAATGATGAGGGGGTGCGATTCGTGCGCGTTACCCTCCAAGAGGACGATATATCGACACTTATGAGATTTCGAAACGCGGTCGCAGACGCTCGGACGACGTTCGGCGTCCCATCCCCATACAACAAAGACTGTGACGGGTGTCGCCACCGGACCGAGACGAAACTTGGCGATGCAACACTGCCGTCACCGTGTAAGTACCACTGTCAGACCGAGCGCCGGTGGTCATGCTACAATATCGAACAAAACGGAGCAGTGACGTCAGACTGTTCACTGTTTGCAGAGTGTGAACAACGCTTCGAGTTCATCGATTCGGAGAAAAATGATCATTACAACCGTCTCCGAAAGGCACTCCGGACTGAACACGAGGCGCGAACCACAGCCGGGAATTTAATCGAGCGACTGGACGAGTCCACACTGACACGTAGTGGCCGGTTGATAACGGGGGCCTCCCTCTCAGGCGCTCAGTCACCGTCGGTGGCGATCTTCGGCTGGACCGAAGACACGATACCGGCGTTTGTCCCAGGTGACGAGCTTACTGTCATCCCAGAAACCCCTGGAGAAACCGCCGAATATGCAACGTATCGTGGACACGGCGATGGCGAGCTCTATCTGGAGTTCGCTCCGAAAATTCCCACTCGGTTCATCCGTGACGATGTCTCGTTCAGTATCTCATATCGGTTCAACGCCGACACAGTCTCTCGGAAGTACCTCCCGTATCTCGATTATGCCCAACGACGCGACACCAACCCACGGTTCAATCACGATGCGGCTGCGACATCGACGACACAACAGCCGGATGTACTCACTGATACAGCAGACATCTCCAGTTCTCTCACTGCGAATACGGAACTGTTCGTCGACGTTCCGGTCCGGGCGGACCGTCATACTGTCGTCGAAGAACTCATCTACGAACTCCTCACTGCACAATACTTCGACCTCGAGGATGAACCGGTTACCAGTGCTGGACGACGGACCCTCGTTCTCACAGGCAACCCACAGCAGCTAGCGGCAGTCGAAGACACAACGCCCGCAGGAAACCATTACCGACTGGACGGCCGAACGGGAGGCGAGAAGACGATCGATCCGACGGATTCGTTCCACGAGATACAAACACAGTTACTCAATTCACGATCGCTACTCTCGACGATACAGTACGCCCTCGAATCGGAGACGTTTCACACACTCAGAGAAGGTGGCTTCGGGAACCGAGATCACTCCGACCGCTTTTTCGACGTCCTCGTCTTGCTTGGGGCCGAGCAACTCACCGAACCGGAGTATCTCTTCGTGAATGACTTGGCAGATAGAGTCGTTTCGATCGGCGATCGGCGCCATGGTGGTCCGACGATGCTCAGCCCGGCAGCTCGTAACGAAGGGCTCGCAGAATCGTATTTCGCCTGGGGGCACTCGAGGTATCAGTCAGTCCCGGCGTCGGAGGCGACGAGTCTCTCGTTCGGTGGTCACGGGAACACGTTCCTCGAGGAGTTGTATCCAGACACGACTTGGGAGCCACATGAAACCTCGTTCACCTTTTTACCGGTGAGTGGGACAGACGCGACGGACTTAGACACGCTCGAACTACACGCGTCGGTCCGTGCAGAGTCAGGGGATGCCCATCAGTTCGTCTTCGATACGACACATACGACGGCGAATCCGTACGAGGTTCAGGCATCATTCATCGAGCGAACCCAACTCGATGACGAAGCGTTCGTTCAGGGCGAGGTATATCTTATCGACGACCACTCACTGCACCTCGTCGAAAAGGAGCGACTCGCAGACGAAGAGACCGCGTCTCACAAGATCATCATTCAGGCAGAAGCCGAAGAAGTCTCAGCCCTCACCGAGAGCTTTCTGTACAACCGTCAAGAGGCAGGCGTCGTGGCATCGGTTGTCGCCGAGTCCAACCCAGACGTCGTCGTTACCCCCTTTGCCGCCCAGGCAAACGCGATCCAATCACAACTGGTCGATCGCGGATTGGAGGTGCCTGTGATGCTGGCAGACCAACTCAATGGGACGCGATACGACAGCGCAATCGTGAGTTTCGCCGTCGCAAACGACATCAATGTCCTTCGCCCACCACTGACCGAACCAGGAACGCTGTACCAACTGCTGAGTTGTGCGGACGATATCGTGCTCGTGGGAGACCGTGAGACAGTTGGATCCAAAGACCTGCTGAAACGCCTGCTTGAAGAGGAAGCGGCAGAGTACGTCTCACCGATGTAATCGAGACGAGTCGATTATCGGCCATCAAGAGAGCCTCAGGCAGCAGTCGCCCTCAGCTCACTCACCGACAGGACTGCCTTCCAGACACACCGTGGGAACGTCTTTATACGCAGATCGGAGTGTCATCGTGGAGACCCCCGCTGCAGTGGCGAGTTCTGTCTGTGTGAGCCTCGGTTCGGTCTCACGGCTCCACAGTAGACGACACCAGCAGCTACGCCACCAGGATACCTCCCGACGAATGTGTCGGTACTCATCGCCTCTCGGAGCAACTGACGCGCTGCGGACTCGGTTTCTGAAGACGCATCCACCGCCGTCAGGATTTGTGGCAGAACATCTGTGGGTTCGACGGGGGGGACGCCCAGTCGGAACTCCTTCAACATCGCACGATACGCTCGCTCGATTCGTTTCCGCTCGACTCGAGACACACAAACGACCGCCGCAATCCCCCGTGGAATCCGCTCGATTCGAGCGCCTGCGTACAGCGCCGCACTCGCACACCCTTCGATGGTTCGGCCGTGGAGGAATCCCTCATCGTGGATACGTCGATACACCATCGACCCCGTTTCAGTGACGGCCTGTGGGAGGCCGAGCGCCGATGCCATCCGGTCAATCTCACGGAGTCCAGTCCGAAGCGTCCGCTCGTTCCCACCGTGCGACACCATGCATGCCACGTTCGCAGGCGACTGAGTTGCATCCGCTTTCGCGCCGAGAGCGGCCGACCGTTACTGTTGTAGTTCCCCCACCCGATGTCGGTCGTCAACCCTTTGTCGTGACGAGTCAACGTCGCTGGGGATCCGACACGCGACCTCGAGTCCCCCTCATCGGACACAAAACTCCGCCACTCCGGACCCGGGTCGATCTCCGCTCTGTTCCGTCGGGGATGACACTCGAATCGCACTCTGGACACCGTTGTGTCGTCGCAGCAGTCTCGTGGGGGCTGGTTTTCTCAGTGTGGTCTGTTTCGTCTGCCTCTGAAGGATTCGAACAGTCGTCGTGTTGGCACTGAGTGATGTCATCTGTGTCGCTGTAGATGACACCGAGATTTCCGGGAGCAGCCATCTTATCTAGCACCTCCGGAGGACGTTGGCAGTTCAAGTGGGAGGGCTTGGGTGCCTTCGTCGGTGAGAGACGCGAGGATAGGATTGGGGATGTGGGTGACTGAGTGTTGCAGCCAGTCACCGGTGGTTCGAGTTGACTGGTGGGGAGTCTCAGGCACGTCCGATGCGTAACAGCGGTGGGCCCGTTCACACTGAGGCCATCCAGGAACCAATATCCGGTCACTTCTATCTCTACAACATCTACGATGGTGGGGGCCTGCCGCTGACTTTGAGGGGTGGCTCGTCTTTTCAGTCCCCGAGTCTATGCCCTCAGAGATTCACATATGCATGTCAGGTGGGTGTGGAACACCCGTCGTGGCCGTCTGGTCTGGCCGAATGAAGCCGGCATGACGCTGCTGGACTCTCGGTGAAACGCATCACTGATCGGGGTTTCAACAAACCACGAGAACAGGTTGCTAACCGCGAACCGTAATATCCCAACTCAGCGGCGCGGTGCCGTGGGATTCCCGCGTGTTCACGCGCAGGAGGATCTCAATCCGACTCTGGTCGTGCCAGACGTGCGCGAAGCGTCTCCTCGCGGCGTTCGAACGACGCTGCTTTCGTTTCGATGTCCTGACTCACTCGCTGAAGGCTCGCCAGAGCCGCTTGACTCTCGATACCCGTCTGCCCATCGCGCTTCGTCTCTGATTCGGCACGACGTTCGTACGACTGCTTCACCGTCTCTAACGTCGTCTCTGGATTAAACAGGAGATCGTTGGCTGTCCGGACGTAGCCGTCTAGTGCAGACCCCTCCTTTCCGGTGAAAAAGTGTGTGAGTGCGTACGTTGCACCCGAGTGCAGTGTCCAGAAGTCGATCTCAAACGGATCTGCTGTGTTGACGTTCGCATCACTCGCTGCCCGCTTCGAGAGATACTCCGGGAAGCCCAAGAGCTCGTAGAACGACTCCACCGAAAACGGCATCGCGGCGAAGTCGACAGTGAGCTCCTGCGCGTCGACGATGAACTCGTAGAGGTCGTTCGCGACCAGTTCGAGTTGGGTGAGCGTCTCCCCCCACCACGTTCCGAAGCCGCCGACGTCGCCGACGTGCTTCACTGTCTCGCGGTCGGTCAGCGAGCGAATCGAGTTCGCACACGTCGTATCCCGGGCGAAGCCCTCGACGTAGACCGCATGGCCGCCGAAGAAGTCATAGCCCGATGAGAGGCCCATCGTGATCGGGTCGCGGCGGGCCGGGAGTTCGACCGACAGCCCATCGAACATGACGTCCATGTGTACCTCGCCGCCACCGCGGTACTGTCGAATCTCACCGAAGACCACGTCACCGAGTGCATGGCTGTCGATGGTCGTCTCGCGGAGGACGCGC
This is a stretch of genomic DNA from Salinigranum halophilum. It encodes these proteins:
- a CDS encoding DEAD/DEAH box helicase encodes the protein MSEHAGTDIPTEEVIDRAWSTFKDAEAFETVRSRVLKAVDEECRKQLNAGDYDPTVALATVFEAFEGGYYDADESVDSTDYVGELLEETDLFLDVLDYSEQRLKRLLCTRLVEQLDRNDELLYVYDRQRVRGRVAEMARYFALMRQRITADTDFEFTPSLVKMVKMDVLDRQQPIFGADRPEADSFQTPLREINSKVSEETTRPAFELEQTLGDEWRTAVQETLETFKQFLQDGLPDEFDSLARYQSASFSSLYLDAVTANTEGSDSHSNVITASTGGGKTEAFMFPALAYCITAWKAGISGNNAVFTYPRRDLCNNQFRRVVKYAFMLNRQLGCADEDVHEAPISVSLQHGGRKSIEVPCPYDSCSGTLRPPKKPNSDKHDDGPLHCSRHDDHVLAFVTTDRKSAADVIVTTQNSLHIRLMDLYGADAYWNAEFPTKFVVIDEVHVYTEQAGMHVANVIRRFKQALRKQQRRQQPTLVASSATINNAEEFTKKIFDTETAAHITPAANELETTGREYIIFVKATEPRDVAIPVGDSVFKPRDEWEDITRSTASNLSCMIQVAFGFYHTMRKERTGSRPGLDVDKDKILGFVDSIDSVSRLGGKVQEAERENGLYKLRRPDAVLSGEGTNPDCPKEQFQSAADEETGERAVCDPLPPNPHLNSCPVYEAGECWWTMRSRLDLKEMRVAIHKSGTTSRPDSDENPGDEWEEMISTSALEVGFDHPSIIGTFQYRAPRNVPGFVQRKGRGGRDSDDKPVTVAVLGSTSTDAYYFHHSEYLSNPGEKHMTIPLDQNNRFIRREHMTAAVFDYFNLHESVDSIRIYRGGYNSGPDIDQLQAELEYRREELADWLRSVFATSDSGELNEEVELVLDNLETYAQSLSEPIAPEHDETPYWKFFNSVVDETGNAGRNTRLDDLLETLIEGGST
- a CDS encoding PD-(D/E)XK nuclease family protein; amino-acid sequence: MIYDLAEVAAKYDSLSGSEITVRCRVQSDPRSGPAHGQKTLYVIDDPTGSMPHEGLLSFWTSEPDIPNVTRTEPYVISAIGETEPGAPPATLRRGETVLVRGIPNLLTSDGQSKLYINVTTAVIRAPDIRIGKSEMRVREQCSREYYLSFVKKVYSGRKRLNGAMLRGQIVHKAIEKGLDEQLDRFRDDGWGASNTRQFVDQIVDEQFSLELAKLVAAGIGKSPVEDAKSLTETLFQDAEFQRRLTAASNPQTERELPVAYGYRGDVDLVLDGVPYELKTTHNPSPKIREKHEFQLKLYLLVLLLERLDRGDSLADELANSVEGYLLYPNTDNDEGVRFVRVTLQEDDISTLMRFRNAVADARTTFGVPSPYNKDCDGCRHRTETKLGDATLPSPCKYHCQTERRWSCYNIEQNGAVTSDCSLFAECEQRFEFIDSEKNDHYNRLRKALRTEHEARTTAGNLIERLDESTLTRSGRLITGASLSGAQSPSVAIFGWTEDTIPAFVPGDELTVIPETPGETAEYATYRGHGDGELYLEFAPKIPTRFIRDDVSFSISYRFNADTVSRKYLPYLDYAQRRDTNPRFNHDAAATSTTQQPDVLTDTADISSSLTANTELFVDVPVRADRHTVVEELIYELLTAQYFDLEDEPVTSAGRRTLVLTGNPQQLAAVEDTTPAGNHYRLDGRTGGEKTIDPTDSFHEIQTQLLNSRSLLSTIQYALESETFHTLREGGFGNRDHSDRFFDVLVLLGAEQLTEPEYLFVNDLADRVVSIGDRRHGGPTMLSPAARNEGLAESYFAWGHSRYQSVPASEATSLSFGGHGNTFLEELYPDTTWEPHETSFTFLPVSGTDATDLDTLELHASVRAESGDAHQFVFDTTHTTANPYEVQASFIERTQLDDEAFVQGEVYLIDDHSLHLVEKERLADEETASHKIIIQAEAEEVSALTESFLYNRQEAGVVASVVAESNPDVVVTPFAAQANAIQSQLVDRGLEVPVMLADQLNGTRYDSAIVSFAVANDINVLRPPLTEPGTLYQLLSCADDIVLVGDRETVGSKDLLKRLLEEEAAEYVSPM
- a CDS encoding transcription initiation factor IIB family protein is translated as MVSHGGNERTLRTGLREIDRMASALGLPQAVTETGSMVYRRIHDEGFLHGRTIEGCASAALYAGARIERIPRGIAAVVCVSRVERKRIERAYRAMLKEFRLGVPPVEPTDVLPQILTAVDASSETESAARQLLREAMSTDTFVGRYPGGVAAGVVYCGAVRPNRGSHRQNSPLQRGSPR